A window from Pseudomonas alloputida encodes these proteins:
- a CDS encoding asparaginase, translated as MNAALKTFAPSALALLLILPSSASAKEAETQQKLANVVILATGGTIAGAGASAANSATYQAAKLGVDKLIAGVPELADIANVRGEQVMQIASESISNDDLLKLGKRVAELAESKDVDGIVITHGTDTLEETAFFLNLVEKTDKPIVVVGSMRPGTAMSADGMLNLYNAVAVASDKQSRGKGVLVTMNDEIQSGRDVSKAVNIKTEAFKSAWGPMGMVVEGKSYWFRLPAKRHTVNSEFDIKQISSLPQVDIAYGYGNVTDTAYKALAQNGAKALIHAGTGNGSVSSRVVPALQELRKNGVQIIRSSHVNQGGFVLRNAEQPDDKNDWVVAHDLNPQKARILAMVAMTKTQDSKELQRIFWEY; from the coding sequence ATGAATGCCGCACTGAAAACCTTCGCCCCAAGCGCACTCGCCCTGCTGCTGATCCTGCCATCCAGCGCCTCGGCCAAAGAAGCCGAAACCCAACAGAAGCTGGCCAACGTGGTCATCCTCGCCACCGGCGGCACCATTGCCGGCGCCGGTGCCAGCGCTGCCAACAGCGCCACTTACCAGGCTGCCAAGCTGGGCGTCGACAAGCTCATCGCCGGCGTGCCGGAACTGGCCGACATCGCCAATGTACGTGGCGAGCAAGTGATGCAGATCGCCTCCGAGAGCATCAGCAATGACGACCTGCTGAAGCTGGGCAAGCGCGTCGCCGAGCTGGCCGAAAGCAAGGACGTGGACGGCATCGTCATCACCCACGGCACCGATACCCTCGAAGAAACCGCCTTCTTCCTCAACCTGGTAGAGAAGACCGACAAGCCAATCGTGGTGGTCGGCTCGATGCGTCCGGGTACCGCCATGTCCGCCGACGGCATGCTCAACCTGTACAACGCCGTGGCCGTAGCCAGCGACAAGCAGTCGCGTGGCAAGGGCGTGCTGGTGACCATGAACGACGAGATCCAGTCCGGCCGCGATGTGAGCAAGGCGGTCAACATCAAGACCGAAGCCTTCAAGAGCGCCTGGGGCCCGATGGGCATGGTGGTGGAAGGCAAATCGTACTGGTTCCGCCTGCCGGCCAAGCGCCATACGGTCAATTCCGAGTTCGATATCAAGCAGATCAGCAGCCTGCCGCAGGTAGACATTGCGTATGGCTATGGCAACGTCACCGACACCGCCTACAAGGCCCTGGCACAGAACGGCGCCAAGGCGCTGATCCATGCCGGTACCGGCAACGGTTCGGTATCGTCGCGGGTAGTCCCGGCGCTGCAAGAACTGCGCAAGAACGGCGTGCAGATCATCCGCTCGTCGCATGTCAACCAGGGTGGTTTCGTACTGCGTAATGCCGAACAGCCGGATGACAAGAACGACTGGGTCGTGGCTCACGACCTGAACCCGCAAAAAGCGCGGATCCTGGCGATGGTAGCGATGACCAAGACCCAGGACAGCAAAGAGCTGCAGCGGATCTTCTGGGAGTACTGA
- a CDS encoding DUF1654 domain-containing protein, which produces MSSTASATPSSYEQLGVRIQKIINSPTAQRSRAALIFRLEQESPDDWETLLQEIAENDNVTLAHRDDGGVQIFWTIPKED; this is translated from the coding sequence GTGTCCAGCACCGCCTCCGCCACCCCGAGCAGCTATGAACAGCTGGGTGTACGCATCCAGAAGATCATCAACAGCCCCACCGCCCAGCGCAGCCGTGCGGCGCTGATCTTCCGCCTGGAACAGGAAAGCCCGGATGACTGGGAGACCCTGCTTCAGGAGATCGCAGAAAACGATAACGTCACCCTCGCCCATCGCGACGATGGCGGTGTGCAGATTTTCTGGACGATACCGAAGGAAGATTGA
- a CDS encoding endonuclease → MRVSLFAAACLLLTTPLAQADAPRTFQEAKKVAWKLYAPQSTEFYCGCKYKGNKVNLASCGYAPRKNAQRASRIEWEHIVPAWQIGHQRQCWQSGGRKQCSQHDEVYQRAEADLHNLVPSIGEVNGDRSNFSFGWLPEQRGQYGRCLTQVDFKARKVMPRPSIRGMIARTYFYMSKQYNLRLSKQDRQLFEAWNKTYPPQAWERQRNQQVACVMGRGNAFVGPVNLKACG, encoded by the coding sequence ATGAGAGTTTCGCTTTTCGCAGCAGCCTGCCTGTTACTGACCACTCCGCTTGCTCAAGCCGACGCCCCGCGCACCTTCCAGGAGGCCAAGAAGGTCGCCTGGAAGCTCTATGCACCACAATCGACCGAGTTTTATTGCGGCTGTAAATACAAGGGCAACAAGGTCAACCTGGCCTCCTGCGGCTATGCCCCACGCAAGAATGCCCAGCGCGCGTCACGCATCGAGTGGGAGCACATCGTACCCGCCTGGCAGATCGGCCATCAGCGCCAGTGCTGGCAGAGTGGCGGACGCAAGCAGTGCTCGCAGCATGACGAAGTGTACCAACGCGCCGAAGCCGACCTGCACAACCTGGTGCCCAGCATCGGTGAGGTCAACGGCGACCGCAGCAACTTCAGTTTCGGCTGGCTACCAGAACAACGCGGCCAGTATGGCCGCTGCCTGACCCAGGTCGACTTCAAGGCGAGGAAGGTGATGCCGCGCCCGTCGATCCGCGGCATGATCGCCCGCACCTACTTCTACATGAGCAAGCAGTACAACCTGCGCCTGTCCAAACAGGATCGCCAGTTGTTCGAGGCCTGGAACAAGACCTACCCGCCGCAAGCCTGGGAGCGGCAACGCAACCAACAGGTCGCCTGCGTGATGGGGCGGGGAAACGCGTTCGTGGGGCCGGTCAACCTCAAGGCGTGCGGTTGA
- a CDS encoding GTP pyrophosphokinase, with protein sequence MSTLERAIAVAARAHEGQYDKGGAAYILHPLRVMMRVSTPEQRIVAVLHDVIEDTPLTLSDLAREGFALKILAALLALNRREGEPYQDFVMRLGDDPLARTVKLADLADNSDLSRIPCPGPADLARLARYREASAYLQTLA encoded by the coding sequence ATGTCTACACTGGAGCGGGCCATTGCCGTGGCCGCCAGGGCGCATGAAGGGCAATACGATAAGGGTGGGGCGGCTTATATCCTCCACCCTTTGCGCGTGATGATGCGGGTTTCCACACCTGAACAGCGGATTGTGGCGGTGCTTCACGATGTGATCGAGGACACCCCGCTGACCCTGTCCGACCTGGCGCGTGAGGGTTTCGCGCTGAAAATCCTGGCTGCGTTGCTGGCGCTTAACCGCCGCGAGGGCGAGCCTTACCAGGATTTCGTGATGCGCCTGGGCGACGACCCGCTGGCGCGCACCGTCAAGCTGGCCGATCTGGCCGACAACAGTGATCTCTCGCGCATCCCCTGTCCGGGCCCCGCCGACCTGGCGCGGCTGGCCCGTTACCGGGAAGCCAGCGCCTACTTACAAACGCTGGCCTGA
- a CDS encoding SPOR domain-containing protein, whose amino-acid sequence MRKLAVVMAVLALAGCENEVEGVHKQVAEHLHNPKTAKFGNVRIDTQGTICGQVRGKDDAGQYEAYRSYVAIKRDGQYDIIVDDTGNNLRIRELCGGADLQRRAEALADQPAPQGWDVEVVQGANMGALSDMTARLIEKGIPSSVEYRDGKPVVLLGPFPTREEAQARRDEVMAKLGTDSVVIQHGAAR is encoded by the coding sequence GTGCGCAAACTGGCTGTGGTAATGGCAGTGCTCGCCCTGGCGGGCTGTGAGAACGAGGTCGAAGGCGTGCACAAGCAGGTGGCCGAACACCTGCACAACCCCAAGACCGCCAAGTTCGGCAACGTGCGGATCGACACCCAGGGCACCATCTGCGGTCAGGTCCGCGGCAAGGACGATGCCGGGCAGTACGAAGCCTACCGCAGCTACGTGGCGATCAAGCGCGATGGCCAATACGACATCATCGTCGACGATACCGGCAACAACCTGCGTATCCGTGAGCTCTGCGGTGGAGCCGACCTGCAGCGCCGTGCCGAGGCGCTGGCAGACCAGCCGGCGCCCCAGGGGTGGGATGTGGAAGTGGTACAGGGCGCCAACATGGGCGCACTCAGCGATATGACGGCGCGCCTGATCGAAAAGGGCATCCCCTCTTCGGTGGAGTACCGTGACGGCAAGCCGGTGGTGCTGCTGGGGCCGTTCCCCACCCGTGAAGAAGCGCAGGCGCGCAGGGACGAAGTGATGGCCAAGCTGGGTACCGATTCGGTGGTCATCCAGCACGGCGCAGCACGCTAA
- a CDS encoding NAD(P)/FAD-dependent oxidoreductase, which produces MANTPYPQSYYAASANPVPPRPALQGEVETDVCIIGAGYTGLSSALFLLENGFKVSIVEAAKVGFGASGRNGGQIVNSYSRDIDVIERTVGPKQAQLLGHMAFEGGRIIRERVAKYNIQCDLKDGGVFAALTSKQMGHLESQKRLWERFGHNQLELMDQKRIREVVACDSYIGGMLDMSGGHIHPLNLALGEAAAVESLGGIIYEQTPAVRIERGANPVVHTPQGKVRAKFIIVAGNAYLGNLVPELAAKSMPCGTQVITTEPLGEELARTLLPQDYCVEDCNYLLDYYRLTSDKRLIFGGGVVYGARDPANIEAIIRPKMLKAFPQLKNVKIDYAWTGNFLLTLSRLPQVGRIGDNIYYSQGCSGHGVTYTHLAGKVLAEALRGQAERFDAFAGLPHYPFPGGQMLRVPFSAIGAWYYSLRDRLGF; this is translated from the coding sequence ATGGCTAACACCCCCTACCCCCAGTCCTACTACGCCGCCTCGGCCAACCCGGTGCCGCCACGTCCGGCGCTGCAGGGTGAGGTGGAAACCGATGTGTGCATCATCGGTGCCGGCTACACCGGCCTGTCCAGCGCCCTGTTCCTTCTGGAGAACGGCTTCAAGGTGAGCATCGTCGAAGCGGCCAAGGTCGGCTTCGGCGCATCGGGCCGCAACGGCGGCCAGATCGTCAACAGCTACAGCCGCGACATTGATGTCATCGAACGCACCGTCGGCCCCAAGCAGGCACAACTGCTGGGCCACATGGCCTTCGAGGGCGGGCGCATCATTCGTGAACGCGTGGCCAAGTACAACATTCAGTGCGACCTGAAAGATGGTGGCGTATTCGCTGCCCTTACCAGCAAGCAGATGGGCCATCTGGAATCGCAAAAGCGCCTGTGGGAACGCTTTGGCCATAATCAGCTGGAGCTGATGGACCAGAAGCGCATCCGCGAAGTGGTTGCCTGCGACAGCTACATCGGCGGCATGCTCGACATGAGCGGCGGCCACATCCACCCGCTGAACCTGGCCCTGGGTGAAGCTGCCGCGGTCGAGTCGCTGGGTGGCATCATCTATGAGCAAACCCCGGCCGTGCGCATCGAACGCGGTGCCAACCCGGTCGTGCATACCCCGCAGGGCAAGGTCCGCGCCAAGTTCATCATCGTTGCCGGCAACGCCTACCTGGGCAACCTGGTACCCGAGCTGGCCGCCAAGTCCATGCCATGCGGCACGCAGGTGATCACCACCGAGCCACTGGGCGAAGAACTGGCACGCACCCTGCTGCCGCAGGACTACTGCGTCGAGGACTGCAACTACCTGCTCGACTACTACCGCCTGACCAGCGACAAGCGCCTGATTTTCGGTGGCGGCGTGGTGTACGGCGCGCGTGACCCGGCCAACATCGAGGCGATCATCCGCCCGAAAATGCTCAAGGCCTTCCCGCAGCTGAAGAACGTGAAGATCGACTACGCCTGGACCGGTAACTTCCTGCTGACCTTGTCGCGCCTGCCACAGGTTGGCCGGATTGGCGACAACATCTACTACTCGCAGGGTTGCTCGGGCCACGGCGTGACCTATACCCACCTGGCGGGCAAGGTGCTGGCCGAGGCCCTGCGCGGCCAGGCAGAGCGTTTCGACGCCTTTGCCGGCCTGCCGCACTACCCGTTCCCGGGTGGCCAGATGCTGCGCGTACCCTTCAGCGCCATCGGTGCCTGGTACTACAGCCTGCGCGATCGCCTGGGCTTCTGA
- a CDS encoding peptidase C39 family protein translates to MIGGQSRALPAWRWNKRVSMEQHSFKAAPRRLLAACLLAATLAGCAGAPPGNLKGLPQRVEISSVPFYRGNANHSGAMALAAVLSQQGAPITPGLLDKPLNLPQGAETLDTAIPRVARDYGRVVYPLDKQLDALLTQVAAGNPVLLRYEDGSAWWSEPRYAVLMGYDRYKQRVLLRSGMHRRQVMAFDEFASAWEKQGSWAVLVQPPRQLPAQVDRQRWLHAADELAKAGQEIAAKQAVNSLNE, encoded by the coding sequence ATGATCGGTGGCCAGAGCCGGGCGCTGCCTGCCTGGCGTTGGAACAAGCGAGTGTCCATGGAGCAACATTCCTTCAAGGCTGCCCCCCGGCGGCTACTGGCTGCCTGCCTGCTGGCTGCCACCCTGGCCGGCTGCGCCGGCGCACCGCCCGGCAACCTCAAGGGCCTGCCGCAGCGAGTCGAGATCAGCAGCGTGCCGTTCTACCGTGGCAACGCCAACCACAGCGGGGCCATGGCGCTGGCGGCAGTGCTGTCGCAGCAGGGGGCGCCTATTACGCCGGGCTTGCTGGATAAGCCGCTCAACCTGCCTCAGGGCGCTGAAACGCTGGATACCGCTATTCCCCGTGTGGCGCGGGACTACGGTAGGGTGGTGTACCCGCTGGACAAGCAACTGGACGCGCTGCTGACCCAGGTGGCAGCGGGCAACCCGGTGCTGCTGCGTTACGAGGACGGTTCGGCCTGGTGGAGCGAGCCGCGCTATGCGGTGTTGATGGGCTATGACCGTTACAAGCAGCGGGTGCTGCTGCGCTCGGGCATGCACCGGCGGCAGGTGATGGCATTCGATGAATTTGCATCGGCATGGGAGAAGCAGGGGAGTTGGGCGGTGCTGGTGCAGCCACCGCGGCAACTGCCGGCCCAGGTTGATCGCCAGCGGTGGTTGCATGCTGCGGATGAATTGGCCAAGGCCGGGCAAGAGATTGCGGCGAAGCAGGCGGTCAATAGCCTGAACGAATAG
- a CDS encoding TerC family protein: protein MEYLLELAASPTAWVALATLVAMEVVLGIDNLIFISILTNKLPVEYRSKARRIGISMALVMRLALLSTVAWIVQLTDPVFEVFGNAFSWKDVILIAGGLFLLWKATKEIHENVDPHGAKEEAKVSSTVTLGFAAAIFQILLLDIVFSVDSIITAVGMTEHLPIMIIAVITAVIVMMVAADPLANFINDNPTVVMLALGFLIMIGMTLIAEGFGAHVPKGYVYAAMAFSTAIEVLNILARRARLKREAAEG from the coding sequence ATGGAATATTTGCTGGAACTCGCCGCTAGCCCTACCGCCTGGGTTGCCCTGGCTACGCTGGTGGCCATGGAAGTTGTACTGGGCATCGACAACCTGATCTTCATCTCGATCCTGACCAACAAATTGCCGGTGGAGTACCGCTCCAAGGCGCGGCGTATCGGTATCAGCATGGCCTTGGTCATGCGACTGGCCTTGCTCAGCACCGTGGCCTGGATCGTCCAGTTGACCGACCCGGTGTTCGAAGTGTTCGGCAACGCCTTCTCGTGGAAGGATGTGATCCTGATTGCCGGTGGTCTGTTCCTGCTGTGGAAGGCGACCAAGGAAATTCACGAAAACGTCGACCCGCATGGCGCCAAGGAGGAAGCCAAGGTCTCCTCCACGGTTACCCTGGGCTTTGCTGCGGCGATTTTCCAGATCCTGCTGCTGGACATCGTCTTCTCGGTCGACAGCATCATTACCGCCGTGGGCATGACCGAGCACCTGCCGATCATGATTATCGCTGTTATCACGGCTGTGATCGTGATGATGGTGGCTGCCGACCCGCTGGCCAACTTCATCAACGACAACCCGACCGTGGTCATGCTGGCGCTGGGCTTCCTCATCATGATCGGCATGACGCTGATCGCCGAAGGCTTTGGCGCCCATGTACCCAAGGGCTATGTGTATGCGGCCATGGCGTTCTCGACGGCTATCGAGGTCCTCAACATCCTGGCCCGTCGAGCGCGTTTGAAGCGTGAGGCGGCTGAAGGTTGA
- the nhaR gene encoding transcriptional activator NhaR produces MLNYRQLHYFWAVAKTGSITRASQQLNLTPQTISGQITLFEQTYGLELFQRAGRQLELTETGRQALVYAEQMFQIGSELEAMLRAGPQEQILFRVGVADVVPKSIVYRLLAPTMDLEEVLRINCREDKLERLLADLAIQRLDLVISDSPMPNHLDIKCYSQKLGECGLSFFATPALAQRLEGPFPACLQDAPLLVPGQETVVRSRLLRWLGEQQVQPRIVGEFDDSALMQAFGQSGSGIFVAPSVIAEEVCRQYGVQLIGQTEAVHESFYAISVERKVKHPGIVAITEGARRELFHW; encoded by the coding sequence GTGCTTAACTATCGCCAGTTGCATTACTTCTGGGCCGTGGCCAAGACGGGCAGCATCACCCGCGCCAGCCAACAGCTGAACCTCACACCGCAAACCATCAGCGGGCAGATCACCCTGTTCGAGCAAACCTACGGCCTGGAACTGTTCCAGCGCGCTGGCCGGCAGCTGGAACTGACAGAAACCGGCCGTCAGGCCCTGGTGTATGCAGAGCAGATGTTTCAGATCGGCAGCGAGCTTGAAGCCATGCTGCGTGCCGGCCCTCAAGAGCAGATCCTGTTCCGTGTGGGGGTGGCTGACGTGGTGCCCAAATCCATTGTCTACCGCCTGCTGGCACCGACCATGGACCTGGAGGAGGTGCTGCGCATCAACTGCCGCGAGGACAAACTTGAGCGGTTACTGGCAGACCTGGCTATCCAGCGCCTGGACCTGGTGATATCCGACAGCCCCATGCCTAACCACCTGGACATCAAGTGCTACAGCCAAAAGCTGGGCGAGTGCGGGCTGAGCTTCTTCGCCACCCCGGCGCTGGCACAACGGCTTGAAGGTCCTTTTCCAGCTTGCCTGCAGGATGCTCCGCTGCTGGTTCCCGGCCAGGAGACCGTGGTACGCAGCCGCCTGCTGCGGTGGCTGGGCGAGCAGCAGGTGCAGCCACGGATCGTGGGGGAGTTCGATGACAGTGCCTTGATGCAAGCGTTCGGACAGTCGGGCAGCGGCATTTTCGTAGCGCCCAGCGTAATCGCCGAGGAGGTGTGCCGTCAGTATGGCGTGCAACTGATCGGGCAGACCGAGGCCGTGCACGAATCGTTCTATGCCATTTCGGTGGAGCGCAAGGTCAAGCACCCAGGGATCGTGGCGATTACCGAGGGGGCGCGGCGGGAGTTGTTTCACTGGTAG